A single region of the Bacillus spongiae genome encodes:
- a CDS encoding MBL fold metallo-hydrolase, whose amino-acid sequence MKNLIKESEQFILYSLSDGVYAAISKPGQGAWSNAGIVDLGEALLIFDSFSTPSAGYELRRQAEDMTGKKVKYLINSHYHGDHTFGNQAFIDTTIISTSLTRKWIEEKNKMDDVAKEIEEMQVYLKSLKDQIQKNQDRIMKASLENQLNEMTKVLNDLPIMKIVLPHVIFDEKLIIEGTKRKVELHCFGGGHSPSDTFMYLPLEKIGFMGDVVTEDLHLPIYNPEEFQLILDKVKQMDIETFIPGHGNVGNRDILYTLEEYLSFLIKSSKEAIANKVPLESFVENVETPSKYKDWKGIKGIQGNLSAAYSYYSGE is encoded by the coding sequence GTGAAAAACTTGATAAAGGAATCTGAACAATTTATTTTGTACTCTTTAAGTGACGGAGTGTATGCTGCAATATCTAAACCTGGTCAAGGTGCATGGAGTAACGCAGGTATCGTAGACCTCGGTGAAGCATTATTAATTTTTGATTCATTTTCTACTCCTTCAGCTGGATATGAATTAAGAAGGCAAGCTGAAGACATGACAGGAAAAAAGGTTAAGTACCTCATCAACAGTCATTACCACGGTGATCACACTTTTGGAAATCAGGCATTTATTGATACAACCATTATTTCTACTTCTTTGACCAGGAAATGGATAGAAGAAAAAAACAAAATGGATGATGTAGCGAAAGAAATAGAAGAGATGCAAGTATATTTAAAGAGCCTCAAAGATCAAATCCAGAAGAATCAAGACAGAATTATGAAGGCTAGTTTAGAAAACCAGTTGAATGAAATGACAAAAGTACTGAATGACTTACCTATTATGAAAATTGTATTACCACACGTTATATTTGACGAAAAGCTGATTATAGAAGGAACAAAGAGAAAGGTTGAATTACACTGTTTTGGTGGAGGACATTCCCCAAGCGATACATTTATGTATTTACCGCTTGAAAAAATCGGGTTTATGGGTGATGTAGTTACAGAAGATTTACATTTACCTATTTATAATCCTGAAGAATTTCAATTGATCTTGGATAAAGTGAAGCAAATGGATATTGAAACCTTTATTCCTGGTCATGGTAACGTAGGAAATCGTGACATACTATATACGTTAGAAGAGTATCTATCATTTTTAATTAAAAGCTCAAAGGAGGCAATTGCAAATAAGGTTCCATTAGAATCCTTTGTTGAAAATGTAGAGACTCCCAGCAAGTATAAAGACTGGAAAGGTATAAAAGGCATCCAAGGTAACCTTTCAGCAGCGTATTCATACTATTCGGGGGAGTAA